One window of Poseidonibacter antarcticus genomic DNA carries:
- a CDS encoding branched-chain amino acid ABC transporter substrate-binding protein: protein MNLKKLSGALALSAIVASSLIAADTVKIGVQAPITGKYANEGQSIENFVKLIVAEKNAQGGLLGKQIEVVTCDDEAKAQKAAVCAKKLVNAGVIAVIGSYTSGATEAAQTTYYRNKVLQTSDGTSDALIKRKYWTFFRNSFPNSAQSDFTAEYMVNTKKYKNIVVLSDYSSYSEGLGDATEASIKALGGNVVFRGKIKSGTQNFTAMLTKVKAMKPDVIYYSGYYTDGGLLKAQQTQLRIDADFVGGDSNDNPDFYKLAGKSAEGTVLINFPTPEILPYEVAKKYLAAYKAEFKMNPPSIWPVTNADGLRAIIEGVEKTKSFDTKKISDYIRNDMKDFPGITGPFNIREDGERVGAKFVVYKMKNDGTKSVVSE, encoded by the coding sequence ATGAATTTAAAAAAATTATCAGGTGCATTAGCACTAAGTGCAATTGTTGCTAGTTCACTAATTGCTGCGGATACTGTTAAAATAGGTGTTCAAGCACCAATTACTGGAAAGTATGCAAATGAAGGTCAAAGTATTGAAAACTTTGTTAAGTTAATTGTTGCAGAAAAAAATGCCCAAGGTGGACTTTTAGGTAAACAAATTGAAGTTGTTACTTGTGATGATGAAGCAAAAGCTCAAAAAGCTGCGGTTTGTGCTAAAAAGTTAGTTAATGCTGGTGTTATTGCTGTAATTGGTTCATATACTTCAGGAGCAACTGAAGCTGCTCAAACTACATACTATAGAAATAAAGTTTTACAAACAAGTGATGGTACAAGTGATGCTTTAATTAAAAGAAAATATTGGACTTTCTTTAGAAACTCATTTCCAAATTCTGCACAAAGTGATTTTACAGCTGAATATATGGTAAATACTAAAAAATATAAGAATATTGTAGTTTTATCTGATTATTCTTCTTATTCAGAAGGTTTAGGAGATGCTACAGAAGCTTCAATTAAAGCTCTTGGTGGAAATGTAGTATTTAGAGGGAAAATCAAATCAGGTACTCAAAACTTTACAGCAATGTTAACAAAAGTTAAAGCTATGAAACCAGATGTAATTTATTATTCAGGTTATTATACTGATGGTGGATTATTAAAAGCTCAACAAACACAATTACGAATTGATGCTGATTTTGTTGGTGGTGATTCAAATGATAATCCTGATTTCTATAAATTAGCTGGTAAATCTGCTGAAGGTACTGTTTTAATTAACTTCCCAACTCCAGAAATTTTACCTTACGAAGTAGCAAAAAAATATCTTGCAGCTTATAAAGCAGAATTTAAAATGAATCCTCCATCAATTTGGCCAGTTACAAATGCAGATGGATTAAGAGCGATTATTGAAGGTGTTGAAAAAACTAAATCTTTTGATACTAAGAAAATTTCTGATTATATTAGAAATGATATGAAAGATTTTCCAGGAATTACAGGTCCTTTTAACATTAGAGAAGATGGTGAAAGAGTTGGTGCTAAATTCGTTGTTTATAAAATGAAGAATGATGGTACAAAATCAGTAGTTTCTGAATAA
- a CDS encoding DMT family transporter: MQSQSLAYKYALTAIFFWSTVATAFKIALQYLSPYELVLYATFSSTIILFSIITYQKKMNDVKNHIKSNLKIILLLGIINPFLYYIVLFKAYDILPAQEAQAINYTWALMLTYLSVIFLKQKITLSDIVAGIICYFGVLIISTKGEPFSLNFSDINGVLLALFSTILWSMYWILNTKAKVDPIVGLFSNFILSLPIIVIFFLLTQPLEIPSLSGLIAAIYVGVFEMGLTFFFWLKAMQSAISTAKIANLIFISPFISLIFIYFIIGEEIYISTIIGLSTIIIGLIIQQIKTSK; encoded by the coding sequence ATCCAATCTCAATCTTTAGCATATAAATATGCCTTAACTGCAATCTTTTTTTGGTCTACAGTAGCAACTGCATTTAAAATTGCTTTACAATACTTAAGCCCTTATGAACTAGTTCTTTATGCTACTTTTAGTTCAACAATTATTCTTTTTAGTATTATTACTTATCAAAAAAAAATGAATGATGTAAAAAATCATATTAAATCAAATCTAAAAATAATACTACTTCTTGGAATAATTAATCCTTTTTTATATTATATAGTTTTATTTAAAGCGTATGATATTCTTCCTGCTCAAGAAGCACAAGCTATAAATTATACTTGGGCATTGATGTTAACTTATCTTTCAGTCATTTTTTTAAAACAAAAAATTACACTAAGTGATATTGTTGCAGGTATTATTTGTTATTTTGGTGTATTAATTATTTCAACAAAAGGTGAGCCTTTTTCTCTTAATTTTTCTGATATTAATGGGGTTTTATTAGCACTCTTTTCTACAATATTATGGTCTATGTATTGGATATTAAATACTAAAGCAAAGGTTGACCCAATAGTTGGTTTATTTTCTAACTTTATATTATCACTTCCTATAATAGTAATTTTCTTTTTATTAACTCAACCCTTAGAAATTCCTTCTTTATCAGGTTTAATCGCAGCAATATATGTAGGTGTCTTTGAGATGGGTTTAACTTTTTTCTTTTGGCTAAAGGCAATGCAAAGTGCAATATCAACAGCTAAAATTGCAAATCTTATTTTTATTTCTCCATTTATATCTTTAATTTTTATATATTTTATAATTGGTGAAGAAATATATATATCTACTATCATTGGATTATCTACTATTATTATTGGTCTAATAATACAGCAAATTAAAACTTCTAAATAA
- the trmD gene encoding tRNA (guanosine(37)-N1)-methyltransferase TrmD — protein MKFTFVTLFPNLVEPYFQDSILKRAVDSNFISYEFYNPRDFTTNKHLKVDKQMVGGGAGMLMTCQPLFDCLDKIKEENEDAYIIFPLAAAKVFRQNDAKRLAKKKNIVFVSGRYEGIDERVIEKYANEVFSVGEFVLTGGELPSLIMSDAISRNVKGVLGNAQSLDVESYENQLLEAPSFAKPEIFQNLSVVKEFLKGNHSKISDLKNHMSKCKTKYYRPNKEKR, from the coding sequence TTGAAGTTTACATTTGTTACACTTTTCCCAAATTTAGTAGAGCCATATTTTCAAGACTCAATTCTAAAAAGAGCAGTTGATTCAAATTTTATATCTTATGAATTTTATAATCCTAGAGATTTTACCACAAATAAACATTTAAAAGTTGATAAACAAATGGTAGGTGGTGGAGCAGGAATGCTTATGACTTGCCAACCTTTATTTGATTGTTTAGATAAAATTAAAGAAGAAAATGAAGATGCTTATATTATTTTTCCATTAGCTGCTGCGAAAGTTTTTAGGCAAAATGATGCTAAGCGATTAGCAAAGAAAAAAAACATAGTTTTTGTAAGTGGAAGATATGAAGGAATTGATGAAAGAGTCATAGAAAAGTATGCAAATGAAGTATTTTCTGTTGGAGAATTTGTATTAACAGGTGGAGAATTACCATCTTTAATAATGTCTGATGCAATTTCTAGAAATGTTAAAGGAGTTCTTGGAAACGCCCAATCCTTAGACGTTGAGAGTTATGAAAATCAACTTTTAGAAGCACCATCTTTTGCTAAACCTGAAATTTTCCAAAATTTAAGTGTCGTTAAAGAATTTCTAAAGGGAAATCATAGTAAAATTTCCGACTTAAAAAACCACATGTCCAAGTGTAAGACAAAATATTATAGACCTAACAAGGAAAAACGATGA
- a CDS encoding branched-chain amino acid ABC transporter permease has translation MDTFLQQLINGLTVGSLYALVALGYTMVYGVMKLINFAHGDLVAFSAYVGLTIFTQFYGSNALSLVNIVIVFSLTAIVVAFVGVLLERLAYRPLRTAPRLSAVVSALGASLVIQNAIMLIWGPNMEIFPADVFPATSWNFGGVIISFTQVVILALSAVLMIALYTFINKTKMGTAIRATAIDQDAAKLMGINVNRIIVIIFVVGSMLGAIGGLFIGIYYRGLTFDMGWLYGLNAFIAAIIGGIGSIPGAMLGGLLLGLFNAMISGYISTEWAETFTFILLIVILIIRPTGLLGEKTAEKV, from the coding sequence ATGGATACTTTTCTTCAACAGTTAATTAATGGTTTAACAGTAGGAAGTTTATATGCATTAGTAGCTTTAGGTTATACAATGGTTTACGGTGTGATGAAGTTAATTAACTTCGCACACGGTGACCTTGTTGCCTTTTCTGCTTATGTAGGACTTACTATTTTTACTCAATTTTATGGTTCAAATGCATTGTCTTTAGTAAATATTGTAATAGTATTTTCTTTAACAGCAATAGTTGTAGCTTTTGTGGGTGTTCTTCTTGAGCGTCTTGCATACAGACCTTTAAGAACGGCACCAAGGTTAAGTGCTGTTGTTTCAGCACTTGGAGCTTCTTTAGTAATACAAAATGCAATTATGTTGATATGGGGTCCTAATATGGAAATTTTTCCAGCTGACGTATTCCCCGCAACTTCTTGGAATTTTGGTGGTGTAATTATTTCATTTACACAAGTAGTGATTTTAGCCTTATCAGCTGTTTTAATGATAGCACTTTATACATTTATTAATAAAACAAAAATGGGTACGGCTATTCGTGCAACTGCAATAGATCAAGATGCTGCAAAGTTAATGGGTATTAATGTTAATAGAATCATTGTAATTATTTTTGTTGTGGGTTCTATGCTTGGAGCAATTGGTGGTTTATTTATTGGTATTTATTATAGAGGTCTAACATTTGATATGGGTTGGCTTTATGGATTAAATGCATTTATCGCTGCAATTATTGGCGGAATTGGTTCAATTCCAGGAGCAATGCTAGGTGGCCTTTTACTTGGATTATTCAATGCAATGATTTCAGGTTATATTTCAACTGAATGGGCTGAAACATTTACATTTATTTTACTTATAGTAATTTTAATTATAAGACCAACTGGATTACTTGGTGAAAAAACGGCGGAGAAAGTATAA
- a CDS encoding branched-chain amino acid ABC transporter permease, translating into MNKTTLTAVAFIAIMAVFPFLVDSAWLSIGITFLVFAVVAFSQDIILGRAGIFNMGHAIFFGMGAYTTAILNVHFGMEIIYTLPFAIIVPVIFSILLAGPIIHLRGDYLLVATIGFNIIFEQVLSNDVFGLTGGPNGIFGIDVVRVFGYELFSDTAIYYIAFGLLLVTLLIIRNLDTSKYGRALYYINKNEIAAKSMGINISYYKLFAFALGAAIAGAAGAVFAIQYSAVSPESFNFMQSVMFFAIVLVGGSASLPGIIIGTFVMFVLPELFTEFKESRYLIFGAAMVLTMILRPNGVWPAKFGNIPKFLKKNVAKKGSK; encoded by the coding sequence ATGAATAAAACTACACTTACAGCCGTAGCTTTTATAGCTATCATGGCAGTTTTTCCGTTTTTAGTTGACTCAGCGTGGTTAAGTATTGGTATTACATTTTTAGTATTTGCAGTTGTTGCTTTTTCTCAAGATATTATTCTAGGACGAGCAGGAATCTTCAATATGGGTCATGCTATTTTCTTTGGTATGGGTGCATATACAACGGCTATTTTAAATGTACATTTTGGAATGGAGATTATTTATACTCTTCCTTTTGCAATTATTGTTCCAGTAATTTTTTCAATATTACTAGCTGGTCCAATCATTCATTTAAGAGGTGATTATTTACTAGTTGCTACTATTGGATTTAATATTATTTTTGAACAAGTTTTATCAAATGATGTATTTGGTTTAACAGGTGGTCCAAATGGTATCTTTGGAATTGATGTTGTAAGAGTTTTTGGATATGAATTATTCTCTGATACAGCAATTTATTATATTGCCTTTGGTTTATTATTAGTTACATTATTAATTATTAGAAACCTTGATACTTCAAAGTATGGACGAGCATTATATTATATAAATAAAAATGAAATAGCAGCAAAATCAATGGGAATTAATATCTCATATTACAAATTATTTGCCTTTGCTTTAGGTGCGGCAATTGCAGGTGCTGCGGGTGCTGTATTTGCTATTCAGTATTCAGCAGTTAGTCCTGAGTCATTTAACTTTATGCAATCTGTTATGTTCTTTGCTATTGTTTTAGTTGGTGGATCTGCTTCACTTCCTGGAATTATAATAGGAACTTTTGTAATGTTTGTATTACCTGAGTTATTTACAGAGTTTAAAGAATCAAGATATTTAATTTTTGGTGCGGCAATGGTATTAACTATGATTTTAAGACCAAATGGTGTATGGCCAGCAAAATTTGGAAATATCCCAAAATTTTTAAAGAAAAATGTAGCTAAAAAAGGGAGTAAATAA
- a CDS encoding ABC transporter ATP-binding protein: MVNNEILLDVKDLHVSYGAISAIKGISLHVKRGEVVTILGANGAGKTTTLQTISGLLKPKSGSIVFDKNDITKCEAHDIVSLGMSHSPEGRRVFGILTVEENLMMGAYTLKDHDKETLEWIYDILPRLKERKKQLAGTLSGGEQQMLAIGRAIMSKPKLLILDEPSLGLAPILIKAIFKAVKEIASSGVTVLLVEQNAKAALKLADRAYVLEVGKITHEGTADELLNSKTIQEAYLGKKH, encoded by the coding sequence ATGGTAAATAATGAAATATTATTAGATGTAAAAGACCTTCATGTATCTTATGGAGCAATTTCTGCTATTAAAGGTATTAGTCTTCATGTTAAACGTGGTGAAGTGGTTACTATTTTAGGTGCTAATGGTGCTGGGAAAACTACAACTTTACAAACTATATCTGGTCTTTTAAAACCAAAATCAGGAAGTATTGTTTTTGATAAAAATGATATTACTAAATGTGAAGCTCATGATATTGTATCTTTAGGTATGTCTCATTCACCAGAAGGACGAAGAGTATTTGGAATTTTAACAGTAGAAGAAAATCTAATGATGGGTGCTTATACATTAAAAGATCATGATAAAGAAACATTAGAATGGATTTATGACATCTTGCCACGACTTAAAGAGCGAAAAAAACAGCTTGCAGGAACACTTTCAGGTGGTGAGCAACAAATGTTAGCAATTGGTAGAGCAATTATGTCTAAACCAAAGCTATTAATCCTTGATGAACCATCTTTAGGACTTGCTCCGATTCTAATTAAAGCTATTTTTAAAGCAGTTAAAGAAATCGCGTCATCTGGTGTGACTGTTTTATTAGTAGAACAAAATGCAAAAGCAGCCTTAAAATTAGCTGATAGGGCTTATGTTTTAGAAGTTGGGAAAATTACACATGAAGGAACAGCTGATGAGTTATTAAATTCTAAAACAATTCAAGAAGCATATTTAGGAAAAAAACATTAG
- a CDS encoding DedA family protein, protein MLHDIVDFIVQTVGSLGYIGIFIMMFLESSFFPFPSEVVMIPAGYLVFKGEMNIYIVILCGIAGSLSGALFNYFLAVKFGRKFLIKYGKYFFIKEETIKQMEDFFKSHGHISTFSGRLIPAVRQYISFPAGLARMNLLTFSIYTTLGAAIWVVILTLLGYFLGDNQALIKEYLRYIIITVLFLLAILGFWYYKKIKNKK, encoded by the coding sequence ATGCTTCATGATATTGTTGACTTTATTGTCCAAACTGTTGGTAGTTTAGGCTATATTGGTATTTTTATTATGATGTTTTTGGAAAGTTCTTTTTTCCCTTTTCCTTCAGAAGTTGTTATGATACCTGCTGGTTATCTAGTTTTTAAAGGTGAAATGAATATTTACATTGTTATTTTGTGTGGTATTGCAGGCTCACTTAGTGGCGCATTATTTAACTATTTTTTAGCAGTTAAATTTGGAAGAAAATTTTTAATTAAATATGGTAAATACTTTTTTATAAAAGAAGAAACTATTAAACAAATGGAAGATTTCTTCAAATCACATGGACATATTTCTACTTTTTCAGGAAGACTAATTCCTGCTGTTCGACAATATATTTCATTTCCAGCTGGACTTGCAAGGATGAATTTATTGACTTTTTCGATATATACAACTTTAGGTGCTGCTATTTGGGTTGTGATTTTAACACTTTTAGGATATTTTTTAGGTGATAATCAAGCTTTAATAAAAGAGTATTTAAGATATATCATAATAACAGTTTTATTTTTATTAGCAATACTAGGTTTTTGGTATTATAAAAAGATTAAAAATAAAAAATAA
- a CDS encoding ABC transporter ATP-binding protein — MKYVLEIENVSKLFHGLVAIDDLTIKVKPGQIYGIIGPNGAGKTTLFNCVTGIYTPEKGTIKYKGEDITGMQPYKIAQRGVLRTFQNIRLFKEMSVAENIIAGTHTKSKQKWYHSIIHTSAYRKDELNCWKKVEELMEFFGLSAYADTPAGDLSYGNQRKIEMARALAADPEILILDEPAAGLNENETIELTNIILKIKEMGLGIMMIEHDMEMVMKLTDYITVINFGKEISQGLPEFVQDDPRVIEAYIGTDDDEEEA; from the coding sequence ATGAAATATGTATTAGAGATTGAAAATGTTTCAAAATTGTTCCACGGTTTAGTTGCAATTGATGATTTAACAATTAAAGTAAAACCTGGTCAAATTTATGGAATTATTGGTCCAAATGGGGCTGGGAAAACTACACTTTTTAACTGTGTAACAGGTATTTATACTCCTGAAAAAGGAACTATTAAATATAAAGGTGAAGATATTACAGGAATGCAACCTTATAAAATTGCTCAAAGAGGAGTTTTAAGAACATTCCAAAATATTAGATTATTTAAAGAAATGAGTGTTGCTGAGAATATTATTGCAGGAACTCATACAAAGTCAAAACAAAAATGGTATCACTCAATTATTCATACATCTGCTTATAGAAAAGATGAATTAAATTGTTGGAAAAAAGTTGAAGAACTAATGGAATTTTTTGGTTTAAGTGCATATGCAGATACTCCAGCAGGAGATTTGTCTTACGGTAACCAAAGAAAAATTGAAATGGCTAGAGCATTAGCTGCAGATCCTGAGATTTTAATCTTAGATGAACCAGCAGCGGGACTTAATGAAAATGAAACAATTGAGTTAACAAATATAATTTTAAAGATTAAAGAAATGGGTCTTGGAATTATGATGATTGAACATGATATGGAAATGGTAATGAAATTAACAGATTATATTACTGTTATTAACTTTGGAAAAGAAATTTCTCAAGGTTTACCAGAATTTGTTCAAGATGATCCAAGAGTTATTGAAGCATATATTGGAACAGATGACGATGAGGAGGAAGCGTAA
- the rplS gene encoding 50S ribosomal protein L19: MKNRYIASFETAQIESKEIPQFRAGDTVRLGIEIKEGEKQRVQTYEGIVIARHGEGVSATFNVRKIGANSVGVERIFPLFSDSIKTFEVLRRGRVRRAKLHYLRGLRGKAARIKELKR; this comes from the coding sequence ATGAAAAATAGATATATTGCTAGTTTCGAAACAGCACAAATAGAGTCAAAAGAAATCCCTCAATTTAGAGCAGGTGATACAGTAAGACTTGGTATTGAGATTAAAGAAGGTGAAAAACAAAGAGTTCAAACTTACGAAGGTATCGTAATTGCAAGACATGGTGAAGGTGTTTCTGCAACTTTCAATGTAAGAAAAATTGGTGCTAACTCTGTTGGTGTTGAAAGAATCTTCCCATTATTCTCTGATTCAATTAAAACTTTTGAAGTATTAAGAAGAGGTAGAGTAAGAAGAGCTAAATTACATTACTTAAGAGGATTAAGAGGAAAAGCTGCAAGAATTAAAGAACTTAAAAGATAG
- the metE gene encoding 5-methyltetrahydropteroyltriglutamate--homocysteine S-methyltransferase, translating into MQKNYVLGFPRIGEKRELKKVLEKYWSKQVDFSEVKYVAQQLKKRHWNYQKKANVDFISSNDFSYYDNMLDTTILLGAIPKRFENLKDEELYFAMARGNDNCVAMEMTKWFNTNYHYIVPEISKDTTFKLNSKKVIEEYKEAKELGIKTKINLIGAITYLGLSNNLDNSDKFSHINNVVEVYKELLSQISELEDDGEIVVQFDEPLFVKDLDSKVLSLIKRVYDVLANVSSNIKVVVSTYFEHSNEASKILVNTPIWALGLDFIHGSKNIEALEFIKNSNKVLIAGVIDGRNIWKSNFEEKVELLEEISKVINKDNIIVSTSSSLLHVPFTLSYEEKLDTEIKSWLAFATEKLKELSLISKQFFGLNLTLEESSSIKRNIEENKQRKISTKIHNIKIQKELEDLKVFQRVDKFEDRIKVQREFFKYDFLTTTTIGSFPQTPQIRENRKSYKANLISKDTYEEEIKKYIDDCISFQDEIGLDVLVHGEPERNDMVEYFGEMLDGFAFTQNAWVQSYGSRCVKPPLIYGDINRENPMTVEWIKYAQSKTKKIVKGMLTGPVTILNWSFVRDDKPRSQVAQQIALAISKEVDDLQNAGIKMIQVDEAAFKEGYPLRIENIKTYEQWAVDNFKLSISPAKIDTQIHTHMCYSEFNDIIKTIEAMDADVISIETARSGNRLLKIFKEVGYKQEVGPGIYDIHSPRVPSVKEMVNQIEELLEVLPKEQLWINPDCGLKTRKWPEVKQSLKNMVEAVQIVKKTNY; encoded by the coding sequence ATGCAAAAAAATTATGTACTAGGATTTCCAAGAATTGGAGAAAAAAGAGAACTTAAGAAAGTTTTAGAAAAATATTGGTCAAAACAAGTAGACTTTAGTGAAGTTAAATATGTAGCACAACAGTTAAAAAAAAGACACTGGAATTATCAGAAAAAAGCAAATGTTGATTTTATATCATCAAATGATTTCTCATATTATGACAATATGTTAGATACTACTATTCTTTTAGGAGCAATTCCAAAAAGATTTGAAAACCTTAAAGATGAAGAATTATATTTTGCAATGGCAAGAGGAAATGATAATTGTGTAGCAATGGAAATGACAAAATGGTTTAATACAAACTACCATTATATAGTTCCAGAAATTTCAAAAGATACAACTTTTAAATTAAATAGTAAAAAAGTAATAGAAGAATACAAAGAAGCAAAAGAATTAGGAATAAAAACTAAAATCAATTTGATCGGTGCAATTACATATTTAGGACTTTCTAATAATCTTGATAATAGTGATAAATTTTCACATATAAATAATGTAGTTGAAGTATATAAAGAATTATTATCTCAAATATCTGAACTTGAAGATGATGGAGAAATTGTAGTTCAATTCGATGAACCATTATTTGTAAAAGATTTAGATTCAAAAGTTTTATCATTAATAAAAAGAGTTTATGATGTTTTAGCAAATGTTTCATCAAATATTAAAGTTGTTGTTTCTACATATTTTGAGCATTCAAATGAAGCTAGTAAAATATTAGTAAACACTCCAATTTGGGCTCTTGGACTAGATTTTATTCATGGAAGTAAAAACATTGAAGCTTTAGAATTTATTAAAAATTCAAATAAAGTTTTAATAGCAGGTGTTATTGATGGAAGAAATATCTGGAAAAGTAATTTTGAAGAAAAAGTAGAACTTCTTGAAGAAATTTCAAAAGTTATAAATAAAGACAATATTATAGTTTCAACATCATCATCTTTATTACATGTTCCATTTACTTTAAGTTATGAAGAAAAATTAGATACTGAAATAAAATCTTGGTTAGCATTCGCAACTGAAAAATTAAAAGAGTTATCACTTATTTCAAAACAATTTTTTGGTTTAAACTTAACTTTAGAAGAAAGTTCAAGTATAAAAAGAAATATTGAAGAAAATAAACAAAGAAAAATTTCAACAAAAATTCATAATATTAAAATTCAAAAAGAATTAGAAGATTTAAAAGTCTTTCAAAGAGTTGATAAATTTGAAGACAGAATAAAAGTTCAAAGAGAATTTTTTAAATATGATTTCTTAACAACTACAACTATTGGTTCATTTCCTCAAACTCCACAAATTAGAGAAAATAGAAAAAGTTATAAAGCTAATCTTATTTCAAAAGATACATATGAAGAAGAAATAAAAAAATATATTGATGATTGTATTTCATTTCAAGATGAAATAGGATTAGATGTTTTAGTTCATGGAGAGCCTGAAAGAAATGATATGGTTGAATATTTTGGTGAAATGTTAGATGGTTTTGCATTTACACAAAATGCTTGGGTTCAATCTTATGGAAGTAGATGTGTAAAACCACCTTTAATTTATGGAGACATAAATAGAGAAAATCCAATGACAGTTGAATGGATTAAATACGCACAAAGTAAAACAAAAAAAATAGTAAAAGGAATGTTAACAGGTCCTGTTACAATTTTAAACTGGTCTTTTGTAAGAGATGATAAACCAAGAAGTCAAGTTGCACAACAAATTGCACTTGCTATTTCAAAAGAAGTTGATGATTTACAAAATGCAGGAATTAAAATGATTCAAGTTGATGAAGCAGCATTTAAAGAAGGTTATCCATTAAGAATTGAAAATATCAAAACTTATGAACAATGGGCAGTTGATAACTTCAAACTTAGTATTTCACCCGCAAAAATTGATACACAAATTCATACACACATGTGTTATAGTGAATTTAATGACATTATTAAAACTATAGAAGCTATGGATGCAGATGTAATTTCAATTGAAACAGCAAGAAGTGGAAATAGACTTTTAAAAATATTTAAAGAAGTAGGTTATAAACAAGAAGTAGGTCCTGGTATTTATGATATTCATAGCCCAAGAGTTCCGAGTGTAAAAGAAATGGTAAATCAAATTGAAGAATTATTAGAAGTTTTACCAAAAGAACAATTATGGATAAACCCAGATTGTGGATTAAAAACAAGAAAATGGCCAGAAGTAAAACAAAGTTTAAAGAATATGGTTGAAGCGGTACAAATTGTTAAAAAAACAAATTACTAG
- the ilvA gene encoding threonine ammonia-lyase, with amino-acid sequence MITLNDIKEAKKRLTGTVLTTPLVKAPILSNDLEAQIYLKEDNLQLTGSFKIRGAFNKLAMMDDSRRKNGVVAASAGNHAQGLAFAAKHFDCEATIFMPEATPLTKVSGVKSYGAKVVLIGENFDEAYANATKFAEENHKEFIHPFADDAVIAGQGTIALEILEKIEDMEHIIVPIGGGGLISGIAIAAKEINPNIKITGVVASGARGMKESFEARMPIDSASVKTIADGIAVRDVTPKLLDFILEYVDDIVEVSDNETANAILFLLEKHKLVVEGAGAVATAAIMHNKVDIKDQKVCAIVSGGNIDVTMLSLIIDKGLVKSFRKMNLIVTLMDKPGALMHLTNVFDECSTNIVQIDYDRNSVKLEFGEAHVIIALETKGDEHQKAIREHLKQNGYRFKQI; translated from the coding sequence ATGATTACATTAAATGACATAAAAGAAGCGAAAAAAAGATTAACAGGAACTGTTTTAACTACACCTTTAGTTAAGGCTCCTATTTTAAGTAATGATTTAGAGGCACAAATATATTTAAAAGAGGATAACTTACAACTTACAGGAAGTTTTAAAATTCGAGGTGCTTTTAATAAATTAGCAATGATGGATGACAGCAGAAGAAAAAATGGTGTGGTTGCAGCTAGTGCAGGAAACCATGCACAAGGTTTAGCCTTTGCTGCAAAACATTTCGATTGTGAAGCAACTATTTTTATGCCAGAAGCTACTCCCCTTACAAAAGTAAGTGGTGTAAAATCTTATGGTGCAAAAGTAGTTTTAATAGGTGAGAATTTTGATGAAGCATACGCAAATGCTACAAAATTTGCAGAAGAAAATCATAAAGAGTTTATTCACCCATTTGCTGATGATGCTGTAATTGCAGGTCAAGGAACAATTGCCTTAGAGATTTTAGAAAAAATTGAAGATATGGAACATATAATTGTTCCAATTGGTGGTGGTGGTCTAATTTCAGGAATTGCAATTGCTGCAAAGGAAATAAATCCAAATATAAAAATTACAGGTGTTGTTGCATCAGGTGCACGAGGTATGAAAGAATCTTTTGAAGCTAGAATGCCTATTGATTCAGCATCAGTTAAAACAATCGCAGATGGAATTGCAGTTCGTGATGTAACTCCAAAACTATTAGACTTTATATTAGAATATGTAGATGATATTGTAGAAGTAAGTGATAATGAAACTGCTAATGCAATTTTATTCTTACTTGAAAAACATAAACTTGTTGTTGAAGGTGCAGGAGCAGTTGCAACTGCTGCAATTATGCATAATAAAGTTGATATAAAAGATCAAAAAGTTTGTGCAATTGTAAGTGGTGGGAATATTGACGTTACAATGTTATCTCTTATCATTGATAAAGGTTTAGTAAAATCTTTTAGAAAAATGAATCTAATCGTAACACTTATGGATAAACCAGGTGCATTAATGCATTTAACAAATGTATTTGATGAGTGTTCTACAAATATTGTACAAATAGATTATGATAGAAACTCCGTAAAACTGGAGTTTGGTGAAGCACATGTAATAATTGCACTTGAAACTAAAGGTGATGAACATCAAAAAGCTATTAGAGAACATTTGAAACAAAATGGCTATAGATTCAAACAAATTTAA